A stretch of the Alnus glutinosa chromosome 6, dhAlnGlut1.1, whole genome shotgun sequence genome encodes the following:
- the LOC133871304 gene encoding RNA polymerase I termination factor — MKKLGIAENEDVNEEVYMHVRNKEKEKERKKKKKAKLEVNDGKSEKEFEKAREKDNRINDDEEVGELREVSKETNTIGEENMNLRMNEKKDSELGIRREKKKKHKEEKRVASYMNELLEDNNMEELVKGQACSEERENDERKDGKEEKKKEKKKRKRDMKSCDVLVNNDMTSGDVGKERELSDGKNLEKVKPLKKRRKENKNHNDDLGTGLRGTITEKPSNESKGVEDNGVNARSSRNEMGERIVHAISAEDGDKDVKHKKNKKNKKEKKRKAKSDKHVFEQSDDKGVARTKKDVGNICENSTPGGMSKRVRFSDQLEVFTLSDGPIDAKNDHNDGLVRGKRFSKEEDEMVKKAVFNYIAVQGLGDEGLNMVLHCRSHPEIKNCWKEIGAALPWRPSESVYHRAHVLFERGEKRKWTPEEYELIRSYHEKHGSDWKKLADKLGKHRFHVKDTWRRIRLPNMKKGRWAQEEYQSLFDLVNMDLRMKALEEKKEKNSKHGMLRDDLSWEAISNKLGTRSGVLCCQKWYDQLTSPLVREGVWANTDDYHLIDALYSLDACCIQDVDWDNLLEDRSGDVCRERWDQMVKHIGEHANKSFAEQVEILSNRYCTDVLEAREKCGSKPAV; from the coding sequence ATGAAGAAATTGGGGATTGCTGAAAATGAAGATGTAAATGAGGAGGTTTATATGCATGTAAGGAATAAGGAAAAGGAGAAGGAgcgaaagaagaagaagaaggcaaaaTTGGAAGTTAATGATGGCAAGAGCGAGAAGGAATTTGAGAAGGCTAGGGAGAAGGATAATAGAATTAATGATGATGAGGAAGTTGGTGAACTTAGAGAGGTTTCGAAGGAAACCAACACGATAGGAGAAGAGAACATGAACCTAAGAATGAATGAGAAGAAGGATTCTGAGTTGGGAataagaagagagaagaaaaagaagcacaAAGAGGAAAAGAGGGTGGCTTCCTATATGAATGAACTCCTTGAGGATAACAATATGGAAGAGCTAGTTAAGGGACAAGCTTGCTCTGAGGAAAGAGAGAATGATGAAAGGAAAGAcgggaaagaagagaaaaagaaggagaagaagaaaaggaagagggaCATGAAGAGTTGTGATGTTCTAGTGAACAACGACATGACTAGTGGAGATGTTGGAAAAGAAAGGGAGCTCTCAGATGGGAAAAACTTGGAAAAGGTCAAGCctttaaaaaagagaaggaaagagaataaaaatcataatgatGATCTGGGAACTGGACTACGGGGGACCATCACTGAAAAACCAAGTAATGAAAGCAAGGGAGTTGAAGATAATGGAGTTAATGCACGTTCATCTAGGAATGAGATGGGGGAGAGAATTGTACATGCCATTAGTGCAGAAGATGGAGACAAGGATGTGAAGCataagaagaacaagaagaacaagaaggagaagaagaggaaggcCAAGTCAGATAAACATGTTTTCGAACAAAGTGATGATAAAGGGGTGGCAAGAACCAAAAAAGACGTTGGGAACATTTGTGAAAATTCTACACCTGGAGGCATGTCTAAGAGAGTAAGATTCTCGGATCAGTTGGAGGTTTTTACTTTATCTGATGGTCCAATTGATGCGAAGAATGATCACAATGACGGATTAGTACGGGGTAAGAGGTtttcaaaagaagaagatgagatgGTTAAGAAGGCTGTTTTCAACTACATAGCAGTACAAGGCTTAGGTGATGAAGGCCTAAATATGGTTCTCCACTGTAGATCTCATcctgaaataaaaaattgttggaagGAAATAGGAGCAGCCTTACCTTGGAGGCCTTCCGAGAGCGTATATCATCGAGCCCATGTTTTGTTCGAAAGGGGTGAGAAGCGTAAATGGACCCctgaagagtatgaacttatccgAAGTTACCATGAAAAACATGGATCAGATTGGAAAAAGTTGGCTGATAAACTTGGCAAACATAGGTTTCATGTAAAGGATACATGGCGTAGAATAAGATTGCCAAATATGAAGAAAGGACGTTGGGCACAAGAGGAGTATCAATCCTTATTTGACTTGGTGAACATGGATCTGCGCATGAAGGccttggaagaaaagaaagaaaagaattcgAAGCACGGTATGTTGCGAGATGATCTCTCTTGGGAAGCCATTAGTAACAAGTTAGGAACCAGAAGCGGTGTTCTTTGCTGCCAGAAATGGTATGACCAATTAACATCACCTCTGGTGCGTGAAGGTGTATGGGCCAACACTGATGACTATCACCTGATAGATGCTCTTTACAGCTTGGATGCTTGCTGCATACAAGATGTGGACTGGGATAATCTGCTTGAGGATAGGTCTGGAGATGTATGTCGAGAGCGATGGGACCAGATGGTCAAACACATTGGTGAGCATGCCAACAAGTCATTTGCTGAACAAGTTGAAATCCTCTCAAATCGGTATTGCACAGACGTACTAGAAGCAAGAGAGAAGTGTGGCAGCAAGCCTGCAGTTTAG